The Flavobacterium praedii genome window below encodes:
- a CDS encoding RrF2 family transcriptional regulator: MFSKTCEYGIRATIFIASQSYQNKRVGLKDIAIKIDSPEAFTAKILQILSKDNIINSIKGVGGGFEIPRETMKDIKLAQIVNALEGDRVFTGCGLGLTHCSEDHPCPMHEKFKSIRNELEFMLENTNLEELALGIKTGDTFLRY, from the coding sequence ATGTTTTCAAAAACCTGCGAATATGGCATTCGAGCCACAATATTCATCGCATCACAATCGTATCAAAACAAAAGAGTAGGACTCAAAGATATTGCAATAAAAATTGATTCTCCAGAAGCCTTTACGGCAAAAATTCTTCAAATATTATCCAAGGACAACATCATTAACTCTATAAAAGGTGTTGGTGGAGGTTTTGAAATCCCTCGAGAAACAATGAAAGACATTAAATTGGCACAAATCGTTAATGCTTTAGAAGGAGACCGAGTATTTACTGGATGCGGTTTAGGACTAACACATTGTTCAGAAGATCATCCTTGTCCTATGCATGAAAAATTCAAATCCATTCGTAATGAACTAGAATTTATGCTTGAAAACACAAATCTAGAAGAGTTAGCTTTAGGAATAAAAACAGGAGATACTTTTTTAAGATATTAA